In the Nicotiana tabacum cultivar K326 chromosome 16, ASM71507v2, whole genome shotgun sequence genome, one interval contains:
- the LOC142170242 gene encoding uncharacterized protein LOC142170242, producing the protein MHATDTEAAELDAYQLKDVANTWYETWEESRGEDADPATWKEFTDAFLENFLPIEVLEAKALEFERLRQNDMSMNEYYLKFVSLAKYAPEMVRNVRARVRRFVLGLSDDLFADANIAAQNNDMTITKMVAFVQGNEDRLKKEERLWREKEREFSKRAKSAGNFNHGGSQVGGNRQFVKKSKSGPAPSSASVPNNGGNVAQSTNSAAHHNSQAQQGCGAAKCNNVGGGRNRLYALANHQDTEARGDVVTGMLTIFTFDVYALIDPGSTLSYVTPYIAKKFGIEPEKLCEPFEVSTPVGESVIARCIYRGCPVKVHHRLTVADLVELEMLDFDVIMGMDWLESCYATVGCRTKIVSFEFLGEPVLEWKGDVVTSRGRFISYLKARKMISKGYIYHLVRVKDTDAQIPTLQSVPIVNEFREVFPEDLPGIPSDREIDFGIDLLPGTKPISIPSYRMAPAELKELKVQLKDLLDKGFIRPSVSP; encoded by the exons ATGCATGCTACAGATACTGAGGCAGCAGAGCTTGATGCATACCAGCTGAAGGATGTTGCCAACACTTGGTATGAAACATGGGAAGAGTCCCGAGGGGAGGATGCGGATCCTGCGACTTGGAAGGAGTTTACAGATGCGTTCCTTGAGAACTTTCTACCCATTGAGGTCTTGGAAGCTAAGGCTTTGGAGTTTGAGAGACTCAGACAGAATGATATGAGTATGAATGAGTACTACCTCAAGTTCGTCTCTCTAGCCAAGTATGCTCCAGAAATGGTACGTAATGTGAGGGCCAGAGTTAGGCGGTTTGTGTTGGGGCTTTCAGATGATTTGTTTGCTGATGCTAATATAGCTGCTCAGAATAATGACATGACCATCACTAAGATGGTTGCCTTTGTTCAAGGGAACGAAGATAGGTTGAAGAAAGAAGAGCGGCTTTGGAGAGAGAAGGAGAGGGAATTCAGCAAGAGAGCTAAGTCTGCAGGAAATTTCAACCATGGGGGATCTCAAGTAGGAGGCAATCGCCAGTTTGTCAAGAAATCAAAATCAGGACCTGCTCCATCTTCAGCTAGTGTACCG AACAATGGAGGCAATGTAGCTCAGTCCACTAATTCAGCAGCCCATCATAACTCTCAGGCCCAACAAGGGTGCGGTGCAGCAAAGTGTAATAATGTAGGCGGTGGTCGAAACCGCTTGTATGCATTGGCAAACCATCAAGATACAGAGGCTCGtggagatgttgtcacaggtatgcTAACAATATTCACTTTTGATGTCTATGCTCTTATAGATCCGGGATCCACCCTATCTTATGTAACCCCATATATTGCAAagaaatttgggatagaaccagaaaagTTGTGTGAACCCTTTGAAGTGTCCACTCCAGTTGGAGAATCAGTTATAGCAAGGTGTATCTATAGGGGATGTCCAGTCAAAGTGCATCATCGTCTTACTGTAGCAGACTTAGTAGAATTGGAGATGTTAGACTTCGATGTGatcatgggcatggattggttagagTCATGTTATGCCACAGTGGGTTGTAGAACCAAAATAGTAAGTTTTGAATTTCTTGGTGAACCAGTCTTAGAATGGAAGGGTGATGTAGTAACATCtaggggtaggtttatttcctatcttaaagcTAGAAAGATGATCTCCAAGGGATATATATATCACCTAGTTCGAGTTAAGGATACAGATGCTCAGATCCCCACTCTCCAATCCGTACCGATTGTAAATGAGTTTCGAGAAGTGTTTCCAGAAGATCTCCCTGGAATTCCCTCCGATAGagagattgactttggaattgatcTACTTCCAGGCACTAAGCCGATATCTATTCCGTCTTACAGAATGgctccagcagagttgaaagagttaaaagtCCAGTTGAAAGACCTTCTAGATAAGGGATTTATAAGGCCAAGTGtctcaccttag
- the LOC142170243 gene encoding putative mitochondrial protein AtMg00860: MQDHKLYAKFSMCEFWLKSVAFLGHVISGECVKVDSQKIEAVKNWPRPTSVSDIRSFLGLAGYYRRFIEGFSSILSPLTRLTQKKVMFQWSDACEKVFEELKKRLTLALVLTIPEGTEGFVVYYNASGVGLGCVLMQHDHKSLQYIFKQRQLNLHQRRWLKLLKDYDVDILYHPGKANFLADALSRCSMGSLAHVEAD, encoded by the exons ATGCAAGATCACAagctatatgcaaaattttctatgtgtgaattctggttgaaatcAGTAGCATTTTTGGGCCATGTCATCTCAGGGGAATGCGTGAAGGTGGACTCtcagaaaatagaggcagtgaagaattggcctagacccacctcGGTATCCGAtataagaagtttcttgggtctaGCAGGCTATTATAGGCGTttcatagagggattttcttctatcTTGTCCCCTTTGACTAGATTAACTCAGAAGAAAGTCATGTTTCAATGGTCGGACGCGTGCGAGAAAGTTTTTGAGGAGTTAAAGAAGAGATTGACTTTAGCTCTAGTCTTGACAATACCGGAAGGAACCGAGGGGTTCGTTGTTTATTATAATGCTTCAGGGGttggtcttgggtgtgtattaatgcagcaCG atcacaagagtctccagtacatcttcaagcaaagacAATTAAATCTACATCAGAGAAGGTGGCTCAAattacttaaagattatgatgtCGATATCCTCTATCATCCAGGGAAAGCAAATTTTTTAGCCGATGCTCTCAGTCGGTgttctatgggtagcttagctcACGTTGAGGCAGACTAG
- the LOC142170244 gene encoding uncharacterized protein LOC142170244: MAPYEALYGRRCRSPIGWFEVEEAELLGPDLVYQAMEKVNLIQSHLKTAQSRQKSYSDVGHRDLEFQVDDWVFLKVSPMKGAMRFGKKGKLSPRYIGPYRILRRIGQVAYELKLPQELAVVHPVFHVSMLKKFMGELSLVVPTEVIGVKDSLSYEEILVAILDRQIRKLRTKEIASIKVLWRNQKVEEATWEAEEDMKSRYPHLFEEQKENVEGN; this comes from the coding sequence atggcaccATACGAAGCTctgtatgggcgaaggtgtagatcaccaattggttggttcgaagtcGAAGAAGCGGAGTTGTTAGGACCCGATTTGGTctatcaggccatggagaaagtcaactTGATACAAAGCCATTTGAAGACGGCTCAAAgtcgccaaaagtcctattcggacgTTGGGCATagagacttagagttccaagttgatgattgggtgtttctaaAAGTATCGCCCATGAAAGGCgctatgagatttgggaagaaggggaaactTAGTCCCCGCTATATTGGTCCATATAGAATCCTACGAAGGATCGGACAGGTGGCTTATGAGTTAAAATTGCCACAAGAACTAGCTGTTgtacacccagtgtttcatgtgtccatgttgaagaaattCATGGGAGAACTGTCACTTGTGGTTCCTACAGAGGTTATAGGGGTTAAAGACAGCCTgtcttatgaagaaattctagtGGCTATTCTTGATCGTCAAATTCGCAAGCTCAGAACTAAGGAAATTGCTTCAATAAAAGTGCTTTGGAGGAATCaaaaggttgaagaggctacatgGGAAGCCGAGGAGGACATGAAGTCCAGATATCCCCATCTCTTTGAAGAGCAAAAGGAAAATGTGGAAGGTAATTAA